A region from the Aegilops tauschii subsp. strangulata cultivar AL8/78 chromosome 5, Aet v6.0, whole genome shotgun sequence genome encodes:
- the LOC109752659 gene encoding 5-epiaristolochene 1,3-dihydroxylase-like, whose amino-acid sequence MGQVGLVVVSSREAAREVMKVQDANFAHRPELAWPKALLYGCADVAFSSGGPSWRRLRKVCVVKLLCANRVRSFAPIRREETRRLLESIAGHPPGKAIDLRAMVEALNSTIVSRTALSETFEHRGSILKKGLELASGFNLSDHFPSLSFLNVLMRHRLRRVHRQVDKLLEDIIGERKRLRQKKMKDTAEDMLDVLLDAMEHPDTDVPITHDNIKAVIMDMFAGGTETSSSTIEWAIAELMKNPKEMTKVQDEVRTKMQGEASWCDIGQLSYLRLVVKETLRLHMPAPLLIPRVCKEQCRLGGYTIPAGSRVVINAWAMSRDQRYWEDAEAFRPGRFLGTSVDFKGGDFEFLPFGAGRRMCPGIEFGLAGVELCLAQLLFYFDWTLPGGMAPEDLDMSETSFGVLSVVRKEPLRLIPSIHAPLHLKY is encoded by the exons ATGGGGCAggtcggcctcgtcgtcgtctcGTCCCGCGAGGCGGCCAGGGAGGTCATGAAGGTGCAGGACGCAAACTTCGCCCACCGCCCGGAGCTAGCCTGGCCCAAAGCTCTGCTGTACGGCTGCGCCGACGTCGCCTTctcctccggcggcccctcctggcgCCGGCTGCGCAAGGTGTGCGTCGTCAAGCTCCTGTGCGCGAACCGGGTCAGGTCTTTCGCTCCCATACGGAGGGAGGAGACACGTCGTCTCCTGGAGAGTATCGCCGGACACCCTCCGGGCAAGGCCATCGACCTCCGGGCCATGGTCGAGGCCCTCAACAGCACCATCGTGAGCAGGACGGCATTGAGCGAGACATTCGAGCACAGGGGCTCCATCTTAAAGAAGGGCCTGGAGCTGGCGTCGGGGTTCAACCTGTCGGACCATTTCCCGTCGTTGAGCTTCCTCAACGTTCTGATGAGGCACCGGCTGCGACGGGTGCACCGTCAGGTCGACAAGCTGCTCGAAGACATCATTGGGGAGCGCAAACGGCTTCGGCAGAAGAAGATGAAGGACACAGCTGAGGACATGCTAGATGTGCTTCTCGACGCCATGGAACATCCAGACACGGACGTGCCCATTACACACGACAACATCAAGGCGGTCATAATG GATATGTTTGCCGGGGGCACAGAGACATCATCGTCAACGATAGAGTGGGCGATCGCAGAGCTAATGAAGAACCCCAAGGAGATGACCAAAGTGCAGGACGAGGTGAGGACAAAAATGCAGGGAGAGGCAAGTTGGTGCGACATCGGACAACTCAGCTACCTCCGGCTTGTCGTCAAGGAGACGCTGCGGCTGCACATGCCGGCGCCTCTTCTAATCCCCAGGGTCTGCAAGGAGCAGTGCCGTCTTGGTGGCTACACAATTCCGGCCGGCAGCAGGGTGGTCATCAACGCGTGGGCCATGAGCAGGGACCAAAGGTATTGGGAGGACGCCGAGGCGTTCCGTCCCGGGAGATTCCTTGGCACAAGCGTCGACTTCAAGGGGGGCGACTTTGAGTTCCTGCCGTTCGGCGCCGGCCGGAGAATGTGCCCAGGGATAGAGTTTGGGCTCGCCGGCGTCGAGCTTTGCTTGGCGCAACTCCTGTTCTATTTTGACTGGACGCTTCCTGGTGGCATGGCGCCGGAAGACCTCGACATGAGCGAGACATCATTCGGTGTTTTATCGGTAGTCCGAAAGGAGCCGCTTCGGTTGATCCCCAGCATACACGCTCCACTTCACCTCAAGTATTGA